DNA from Candidatus Gorgyraea atricola:
AATCATCCGTAACTTTACACTTTTGTGACACACAGTAGTAGCCCAGGTTTAAACCTGGGCTACTACTCCGGGATTGCGGAGGTGAGGTAGGTATTATGTTAAAACGTAATTATAAGAGATTACTTTCGCAACACACTAGCCTTAGGATAGGCGGGCCTGCGTTTTGTTGGCTAGAGCCAGGGAATTTTGACGAAGTCCTGGAGGTTATTTCGCTGGCAAACTTAGACAATAGGTCTTTGACTGTGGTTGGGAATGGTACAAATCTCCTGGTGCACGATAAAGGCTTTGACGGCTTGATCATGAATCTCGGCAGGGAATTTGATTCGATAGAGCAAGAGACTGGCGAGATAGTGAGCGTCGGCGCGGCAGCGCCTCTTGCGCAGGTAGTAAATAGATGCGCTGAGTTTGGACTTAGGGGGTGTGAATTCCTCTCAGGCATTCCTGGTTCTTTTGGGGGGAGCGTATTTATGAATGCAGGGGTGCGTGACGTAGGAGATGCAGGGGTATATAGAGAGATAAAGGATATAATAGTGGATGTGGATGTCGTGGACTTAAAAGATAAGACGCGAAAAAATATGAAGCCTGACGAAATAAATTTTGGATATCGCTCGTGCGGTCTTGACGGGAAATGTATTTTAGGCGCCAGGATCAGATTGGAAAAAGATACGACAAGAGCGGTCAATAGCCGCATAGATTCTTTTATGAAAGCCAGGCAATGGATTCAAGAACTGAGTTTCCCGTCAGCAGGAAGTGTGTTTAAAAATCCAGATGCTTCGACCCCTGCAGGAAGATTAATAGACGAGTGCGGATTAAAAGGCGCCCAGGCAGGCGGCGCAGAGATCTCAAGGGTACATGCGAATTTCATAGTAAACACTGGCAATGCAATGGCAAAGGATGTGCTGGAATTAATAAGATTAGCAAAGGGATCTGTTAAAGATAAGTTTGGCATAGAGCTGGAGTTGGAGTTAAAGATAATATGAAAAAGCGCGTTGGCGTCTTAATGGGCGGACCTTCTTCTGAACACGATATATCAATAAAATCAGGAAAAGCAGTCTGCAAGGCATTGCTCAATGAAGGCATGGATGCTGTACCTATAGAGTTGGTAGAACTAGGCCAGGCTCAGGCCATGAACGGTTACAGGGAAGAGGCGAGGCGTCTGATCCAATCGTATAATATAGAGATTGCTTTTATAGCGCTTCATGGAGGATTTGGCGAAGATGGTGCCATACAAGAGCTTCTCGAAGAGATGCATATACCTTATACAGGGAGTAAGGTTAGTGCGTCAAAGCTGGGCATAGATAAGATCGGCTCGAGAAATATTTTTAAGAGGCATAATATACCTATGCCGCGCTATGCAGCAATAAATAAGGCCGTCCTTGACAAAGCACTAGACCCAAGGGTATATTTTAAAGAACTAGGCACGCCTCTTGTTATAAAGCCTTCACATGAAGGCTCCAGCATCGGGCTTACTATAGTGGATTCAGAAAAGGATTTTCGTAGAGCTCTTGAAGATGCATTTAAATATAGTGAAGACGTGCTGATAGAAGAATACGTGCGAGGTCGCGAGATCACTGTAGGTATATTTGACGAGAGGCCGTTGCCTGTAGTCGAGATAGTGCCAAAGAAGAGATTTTTTGATTTTGAGGCAAAATATAAAAAAGGACTTACTGAATACAGGGTGCCTGCGGAAATAGAAAAACGCAAATACGCAGAGTCTCAGAAAATAGCACTCATGGCGCACAAGGCCCTGGCTGCGCGTTTTTTTTCCAGGGTCGATATGATATTGAGTGAAAAGGGCGTACCTGTGGTGTTAGAGCTTAATACAATACCAGGCCTTACTGAGATGAGCCTGCTTCCAAAGGCAGCGCGCTCATCTGGTATTGATTTCCAAAAACTGGTATTAAAAATTACGGAGTCCGCATTATGGTAAAGCTAAAAAAACAAAAACCACGTTTCAGAAAGAAAAGATTTACATTTTCACCTCGTCCCAAAAATCGCTTTATCCTCATCCTTAAATTCTTGATTGCAGTAGCGATTGTGGGCGCGGTCGGTTTTGGGTTTGTCAGGCTCAAAGACATGTTTGGCCAGACCAGTCAGTTTACAGTAAAGGGTATCGAGGTAAAGCTATATGATGAAAACGGCTATCTGCGAGACCTTTCACTGACGAACATCTCCAATGAAGACATCGTAGGCGCTAACATATTTTTTATGGATCTAAAAGATCTGAAGCAGAAGATAGAGGCTGCCCATCCAGAGTTTAAAGATATTGCGATCAGGAGACTTTTACCTAATAAATTGATCGTAAAGGCGAATCTGCGAAAACCGATCGCGCAGATCCGCTCAGACAGGTATTATTTTGTCGACGAGGAAGGGATCCTGCTGCCGGATGTAAAGAATTTTCCAGATCCAGGGCTCCCCATAATCGGGGGCGTGGGCATGAATCTTGCCAAGGCGCAGGCCGCTAAGTTCAGTGACTTTGAAAAGGAGAAGATAGATAAGGCCATTGGTCTTATAGGCGAGATACATGGTGTCGAAGGTCTGGCAGCGTACAGGCTGAAGGTAGTAGATATAGCTGATCCAGGCAATCTCTCATTTTTCTTTGATGATGTTAATATTGAGATAAAGATAGGCAATGAGGATTTTCGTAATAGACTCGATGTGCTTGTGACAGTGCTCGAGCAGATCAGCATGGATATGGATAAGTTTAAATATGTTGACCTGCGTTTCGAAGATCCAATAGTGGGCCCGAGGTAAAATATGTACAAGGATCCTGTTTGCGGATTAGATATAGGCGCTTCGTCGATCAGGGCGCTAATACTAGAGCCGAGACCCTCAGATGGCAAGGAGAAGATACTGGGATCTGCAGAAACCCCTACAAAGGGTTTTTCAAAAGGCGTGGTCTCAAATCTTGGGCTACTCTCTGATATAATAGAAGAGACCATCTCAAAGGCAGAGGCTACTGCGCATTGCAGGATCAGAAAAGTCATTACCAACATCTCCGGCGTGCACATAAGGACATTTAAAAGTCGCGGCTCTGTCCATATCTCAGATAGGCCGAGCGAGATCACTGAAAAGGATTTAGCCAGATGCATTGAATCAGCAAGGCTCATAGCAATGTCGCTTGATAGAGAAGTGATACATCTCATACCAGAGCGATTTTATATCGATGATAAAATGGAGATCACCGAGCCTGTAGGACTTTTTGGTTCAAAGCTGGATGTCGACTTGAATATCGTTACATCCCTTGTCAGTATATTGCAGAATATTACAAAGGCAATTAATATGGGAGGCTATGAGGTGGAGGATATAATTACCTCAGGCGCAGCTACCAGCCTGGCGATATTTGGTGATAAAGAATTACAGGAAGGCGCGGTGATCATTGATGTGGGAAAGGATCATACAGAGGCGTCTTTATTCAGTGACAAAAAATTAAGAGATTGTTTTTATTTTCCATTTGGCAGCAATGACCTTACGATGGTCTTGCAGGATAGATTCAGGATGATGTTTGAGGATGCGGAGAAACTGAGAATAAAATGCGGCATTATTACTAAATCGGGCCCTGGCTACGAAGATGCTCAGTCTGATCAAAATAGATCGGGGGGAAACTGGGTAGATTCTGATTCATTATCTGCTGGGGCCCGTCTTTCAAGGCGCGAGGTGTCGAATCTTCTTTTTCCTAAAGTAGAAGAGATCATGCAGGAGGTCTATAAAAAGATAGAACCATTCGCAAGACAGAGAAAAAAGGTACCTTATATACGTGTTGTGGGTGGGCCGTCAAAGATGGATGGATTCATAGAGGCTGTAGAAGAGGTTTTTAACATGCCTATGGAGATGGCCAGGATCTACAATACGAGCGAAATGCAGGATACTACTTTTGCGTGTGCCCTTGGACTGGCTAGATTCGGCGCATCCAAGAGGCTGGAGAAAAAATCCAGCGCTATTTCAAATAATTCTAATTTCGCAGGTAAGATAATATCTAAAATACAATCGCTGTTGTCGGAATATTTTTAACCAAGGAGCGCATATGATAGGTATAATCGGTGCGGGTAATATTGGAAGCGCAATAGCATTGCGCATGGATCAAAAGATTCTTATAAGTGATGCGGCCAGGGCCAGGCTGCGCGCCTTAAAGCGCCGCAGGCGCATTCTGACGAGCGCGAGCAATATTGATGTGGCCAGGCGGTCAAATATTATTATCCTTGCTGTGAAGCCACAGCGCATAAAAAGTGTGTTGAATGAGATAAGACCGCATGTAAAGGGAAAATTAGTCATCTCAATAGCTGCTGGCATAGGAACAAAACTCATAGAAAAGATCCTGAAGACTGCCAGGGTCGTCAGGGTCATGCCTAACATGCCTTTAGTAGCAGGAAAAGGCATGTCTGCGATCGCGACTGGCAGGACCGCGAGCAAGAAAGACCTTAGCACAGTCCGCAAGGTCTTTTCAAGATTCGGCGAGGTCGTTACTGTCAAGGAATCCTCCATGGACGCAGTTACTGCTGTAAGCGGTAGCGGCCCAGCGTATTATTTCCTATTCACAGACTTGTTGGAAAAGGCCGCGTGCGCGTGCGGCCTAAAGAAAGACATCGCCAGGCAGCTGGCAAAGGCCACCTTCATGGGAGCAGCAGCATGCGCCAGCGCCACTAACACATCCATGCAGGACTTTGTAAAAAAGGTAGCCTCAAAAGGCGGTACAACAGAAGCAGCACTCAAAATATTTAAGCAAAAGGGCTTGGATCGTATTATAAAGCAAGCAGTCAAAGCAGCGACCACCAGGTCCCATCAGCTATCAAGATAAGCAATCTGTAGGCCAGGTTTAAACCTGGCCTACAGATTACAGATTACTGGGAGGAAGGACATGAAAATAGGCATTATAGGTGGCAGCGGACTATATCAGATAGATGGATTAAAGAATAAAAAAGAGATCAAGGTAAAAACGCCTTTTGGAGAGCCGTCTGACAGCTATATTGTTGGCACTCTGGACGGGGCAGAGGTTGCGTTTTTGCCAAGGCATGGCAGGGGTCACAGAATATTGCCTACAGAATTAAACTACAGGGCAAACATATACGGCATGAAAAAGCTCGGCGTTGAGCAGATCATATCGATTTCAGCAGTCGGCAGCTTCAAAGAGGAGCTAAAGCCGCTGGACATCGTGCTCCCAGATCAATTCGTTGACAGGACCAATCAGGCGCGCAAGACAACGTTCTTTGGTTCAGGCATAGCCGCTCACATAAGCTTTGCAGAGCCGGTCTGCGTAGATTTAAAGAAAACGATCTTCAATGCAGGCAAGGCCCTGGACCTCTCCCTACATAATAAAGGTACATACCTTAATATGGAGGGCCCAGCGTTCTCCACAAAGGCAGAATCGCACCTTTATAAAGCCTGGGGCATGGACATAATCGGCATGACAAATATGCCTGAGGCAAGGCTTAGCCGCGAGGCAGAGATATGTTATGCAACAGTCGCCTTTGTCACTGACTATGACTGCTGGCACGATGAGATAGTCACCATTGACATGGTGATAGCGAATCTCACCAAGAACGTCGAGACAGCAAAGAAGCTGATAAAGAAAGTCGTGCCCGAGCTTGCGAAAACAAAAAGAGATTGTGCTTGCAAAAACGCTCTGAAGTACGCTATTATAACTGACAAAAAACTAATCCCAGACCGCGCAAAAAAGGACCTGGACATAATAATCGGAAAGTACATATAATCATGGATTACAAAAAGACGCTAAATCTACCAAAGACTGATTTTCCAATGAGGGGGAGCCTGCCTCAGAAAGAGCCGATCATTCTTGCGGAATGGGAGAAGCAGGACATATACGCAAAGATAATCAAAAAGCGAAAGTCCGCGCCAAAGTACATACTGCACGACGGCCCGCCATACGCGAATGGCAATATCCATATAGGCCATGCCCTGAATAAGACCCTGAAAGATATTGTTATAAAATACAAGACAATGCGTGGTTTCCGAGCGCCCTATGTCCCTGGCTGGGATTGTCACGGCATGCCTATTGAGCACCAGCTATTTAAGGAACTAAATAAGACAAAGCACGACGTGGACCAGGTAGAGTTCAGGAAGATGGCGCATAAATTCGCGATGAAGTTCGTGGGTCTACAGAAAGAAGAATTCAAACGCCTCGGCATATTCGGGGACTGGGATAATCCGTACCTTACCTTAAAACCTGAGTATGAAAAGGAAGTAGCAGCCAGCTTCAACAAGCTCGCAAAAGATGGCTATGTCTATCGCGGCCTTAAGCCGATCAACTGGTGTGCCAGATGCGAGACCGCTCTTGCAGAAGCAGAGGTGGAATATGAGAATCATCTGTCGCCGTCTATTTATGTTAAGTTTGCGGTGAAGGGACAAGGGTTTTTGGTTTGGACTACTACTCCGTGGACGCTGCTTTCCAATGTTGCTGTTGCCGTGCATCCTGATCTCGATTACGTAGAATTTAAAACTGACAAAGATGAAGTTCTGATTTTCGCAAAAGATCTTCTTGATACTGTTAAAGAAAAGACAGGCCTAAAGGGAGACATAGTAAAAACCTTTAAAGGTAAAACACTTGAAGGCCTTGTTACAAAGCACCCGTTTTTAAATCGCGATTCAAAAGTCGTTCTGGCAGAATTTGTCTCAAACGAGGATGGTACAGGTTGCGTGCACATAGCGCCTGGCCATGGCCAGGATGATTATAACGTGGGCCTAAAATATGATCTCCCGGTTATCATGCCTATCGACGATAAAGGAAGATTTGTAAAGCTAAAGGATTACGAGATACCTGATTCTATAATAGGCAAGAATGTCTTTGACGCGAACGAAATCGTTCTTAAGATACTCAGCGACAAAAAAACTCTTTTATATTCTGAAAAGACTACACATTCATACCCGCATTGCTGGCGATGCAAACAGCCCCTGTTATTTCGCGCGACAAAACAATGGTTTGTCAAAATCGATAAAAACAATCTCCGCTCAAAAACGCTCAGCGAGATTAAAAAGATCAAATGGGTGCCCAGCCTGGGCGAAAAACGTATCTCCAGCATGGTAGAACTCAGGCCTGACTGGTGTCTTTCGCGCCAGCGTTACTGGGGCGTACCAATACCTATTTTGTATTGCTTGTCGTGCGATTCCGAGATCATAGATCAAAAGGTCATGAAGTATATAGAAGAGCTTTTTGAAAAACAAGGCTCTGATATCTGGTTTTTGAAGGACGAAAAGGACCTTCTACCAAAAGGTTTTAAATGCCCAAAGTGCAAAGGCAGTAAATTTAAAAAAGAGACAGATATATTGGATGTCTGGTTCGAGTCAGGTGCAAGTCACCAGGCTGTCCTGAAGCTTCGCAAAGATTTGGGCTTTCCATCTGACCTCTATTTAGAAGGTAGCGACCAGCACAGAGGCTGGTTCCAGACTTCTCTATTAGTTGGCATGGGTGTGGTAGGCGCGGCACCATTTAAAAACGTGCTCACGCATGGTTTTGTTGTCGACGGAGAAGGTAAAAAGATGTCCAAGTCAGCAGGGAATGTCATTGCGCCACAAGAGATTATTTCAAAGAAAGGCGCGGATGTACTAAGACTCTGGGTGAGTTCTTCATCTTATTTTGACGACGTGAAGATATCAGAGGAGATCCTGCAGCGCACAGTAGAGACATACAGAAAATTCAGAAACACAGCAAAATTTTTACTCGGCAACATCTCTGATTTTAACTACGAGAAGGACGCCATTGGCAAAAAGGACATGCTTGAGATAGACAGATGGGCGCTCTCGCGGCTAAATTCTGTATTGAAGGACACAACAGATGCATTTGAGAGATTTTCATACCACGAGGTCACCAGCTCTCTATATAGATTTT
Protein-coding regions in this window:
- the murB gene encoding UDP-N-acetylmuramate dehydrogenase; translation: MLKRNYKRLLSQHTSLRIGGPAFCWLEPGNFDEVLEVISLANLDNRSLTVVGNGTNLLVHDKGFDGLIMNLGREFDSIEQETGEIVSVGAAAPLAQVVNRCAEFGLRGCEFLSGIPGSFGGSVFMNAGVRDVGDAGVYREIKDIIVDVDVVDLKDKTRKNMKPDEINFGYRSCGLDGKCILGARIRLEKDTTRAVNSRIDSFMKARQWIQELSFPSAGSVFKNPDASTPAGRLIDECGLKGAQAGGAEISRVHANFIVNTGNAMAKDVLELIRLAKGSVKDKFGIELELELKII
- a CDS encoding D-alanine--D-alanine ligase; this encodes MKKRVGVLMGGPSSEHDISIKSGKAVCKALLNEGMDAVPIELVELGQAQAMNGYREEARRLIQSYNIEIAFIALHGGFGEDGAIQELLEEMHIPYTGSKVSASKLGIDKIGSRNIFKRHNIPMPRYAAINKAVLDKALDPRVYFKELGTPLVIKPSHEGSSIGLTIVDSEKDFRRALEDAFKYSEDVLIEEYVRGREITVGIFDERPLPVVEIVPKKRFFDFEAKYKKGLTEYRVPAEIEKRKYAESQKIALMAHKALAARFFSRVDMILSEKGVPVVLELNTIPGLTEMSLLPKAARSSGIDFQKLVLKITESALW
- a CDS encoding cell division protein FtsQ/DivIB, with protein sequence MVKLKKQKPRFRKKRFTFSPRPKNRFILILKFLIAVAIVGAVGFGFVRLKDMFGQTSQFTVKGIEVKLYDENGYLRDLSLTNISNEDIVGANIFFMDLKDLKQKIEAAHPEFKDIAIRRLLPNKLIVKANLRKPIAQIRSDRYYFVDEEGILLPDVKNFPDPGLPIIGGVGMNLAKAQAAKFSDFEKEKIDKAIGLIGEIHGVEGLAAYRLKVVDIADPGNLSFFFDDVNIEIKIGNEDFRNRLDVLVTVLEQISMDMDKFKYVDLRFEDPIVGPR
- the ftsA gene encoding cell division protein FtsA, translating into MYKDPVCGLDIGASSIRALILEPRPSDGKEKILGSAETPTKGFSKGVVSNLGLLSDIIEETISKAEATAHCRIRKVITNISGVHIRTFKSRGSVHISDRPSEITEKDLARCIESARLIAMSLDREVIHLIPERFYIDDKMEITEPVGLFGSKLDVDLNIVTSLVSILQNITKAINMGGYEVEDIITSGAATSLAIFGDKELQEGAVIIDVGKDHTEASLFSDKKLRDCFYFPFGSNDLTMVLQDRFRMMFEDAEKLRIKCGIITKSGPGYEDAQSDQNRSGGNWVDSDSLSAGARLSRREVSNLLFPKVEEIMQEVYKKIEPFARQRKKVPYIRVVGGPSKMDGFIEAVEEVFNMPMEMARIYNTSEMQDTTFACALGLARFGASKRLEKKSSAISNNSNFAGKIISKIQSLLSEYF
- the proC gene encoding pyrroline-5-carboxylate reductase; this encodes MIGIIGAGNIGSAIALRMDQKILISDAARARLRALKRRRRILTSASNIDVARRSNIIILAVKPQRIKSVLNEIRPHVKGKLVISIAAGIGTKLIEKILKTARVVRVMPNMPLVAGKGMSAIATGRTASKKDLSTVRKVFSRFGEVVTVKESSMDAVTAVSGSGPAYYFLFTDLLEKAACACGLKKDIARQLAKATFMGAAACASATNTSMQDFVKKVASKGGTTEAALKIFKQKGLDRIIKQAVKAATTRSHQLSR
- the mtnP gene encoding S-methyl-5'-thioadenosine phosphorylase, coding for MKIGIIGGSGLYQIDGLKNKKEIKVKTPFGEPSDSYIVGTLDGAEVAFLPRHGRGHRILPTELNYRANIYGMKKLGVEQIISISAVGSFKEELKPLDIVLPDQFVDRTNQARKTTFFGSGIAAHISFAEPVCVDLKKTIFNAGKALDLSLHNKGTYLNMEGPAFSTKAESHLYKAWGMDIIGMTNMPEARLSREAEICYATVAFVTDYDCWHDEIVTIDMVIANLTKNVETAKKLIKKVVPELAKTKRDCACKNALKYAIITDKKLIPDRAKKDLDIIIGKYI
- the ileS gene encoding isoleucine--tRNA ligase produces the protein MDYKKTLNLPKTDFPMRGSLPQKEPIILAEWEKQDIYAKIIKKRKSAPKYILHDGPPYANGNIHIGHALNKTLKDIVIKYKTMRGFRAPYVPGWDCHGMPIEHQLFKELNKTKHDVDQVEFRKMAHKFAMKFVGLQKEEFKRLGIFGDWDNPYLTLKPEYEKEVAASFNKLAKDGYVYRGLKPINWCARCETALAEAEVEYENHLSPSIYVKFAVKGQGFLVWTTTPWTLLSNVAVAVHPDLDYVEFKTDKDEVLIFAKDLLDTVKEKTGLKGDIVKTFKGKTLEGLVTKHPFLNRDSKVVLAEFVSNEDGTGCVHIAPGHGQDDYNVGLKYDLPVIMPIDDKGRFVKLKDYEIPDSIIGKNVFDANEIVLKILSDKKTLLYSEKTTHSYPHCWRCKQPLLFRATKQWFVKIDKNNLRSKTLSEIKKIKWVPSLGEKRISSMVELRPDWCLSRQRYWGVPIPILYCLSCDSEIIDQKVMKYIEELFEKQGSDIWFLKDEKDLLPKGFKCPKCKGSKFKKETDILDVWFESGASHQAVLKLRKDLGFPSDLYLEGSDQHRGWFQTSLLVGMGVVGAAPFKNVLTHGFVVDGEGKKMSKSAGNVIAPQEIISKKGADVLRLWVSSSSYFDDVKISEEILQRTVETYRKFRNTAKFLLGNISDFNYEKDAIGKKDMLEIDRWALSRLNSVLKDTTDAFERFSYHEVTSSLYRFCIMDMSSFYLDILKDRLYTFGRASKARRSAQTALYQILDTLVRELAPLIPFTAEEIWRHFKTTGSVHLSDWPEVDEKAVDVSLEKNWQKLRQLRESVLKELEEKRIAKVIGSPLDAKIILYIKDDLEYNLLSKYINDLPSLFIVSQVELKKAEERKIEVGKADGKKCSRCWNWNDSVGSDSAHPTLCKRCRDVVK